In Allorhizobium pseudoryzae, the genomic window GAGATAGGTCATGGCGCCGAATTCCTCGGCGAGATCACAGATGGCGCGGATCGGAGCGATATCGCCATCCATGGAATAGACGCTTTCAAACGCGATCAGCTTCGGCGCCTTCGGATCGGCCGCCTGCAGTTTGGCACGCAGATCGTCCAGATCGTTGTGTTTCCAGATGACGCGCTCGCACTTGCCGTGGCGGATGCCCTCGATCATTGAGGCGTGGTTCAGCGCGTCGGAGAAGATGATGAGGCCGGGGATCTTCTGGCCGAGCGTGCCAAGCGTCGCCCAGTTCGACATGTAGCCCGAATTGAAGATCAGGCCGGCTTCCTTGCCGTGCAGATCGGCCAGTTCCTGCTCCAAGAGGACGTGATAGTGGGTGGTGCCAGAAATATTCCGGGTGCCTCCCGCACCCGCGCCACAGTGATCGATCGCCTCATGCATGGCGGCGATCACGGCCGGATGCTGGCCCATGCCGAGATAATCGTTGGAACACCAGACGGTGACTTCGCGTTTGCCATCCGGAGTGTGTCGCGTCGCGCGCGGAAAATTACCGCGGTGCCGCTCGAGATCGGCGAAAACACGATAACGGCCTTCCTGATGAAGACTGTCCAGCTCGCCCTTGAAATATGCCTCGAAATCCATTCTCACACTCCAGAACCTGCCCTTTTTTGGGTCTCCACGCACACAGCGTCAACCCCGGCAGGCGCAATTCGCAGTCACCTGCGGCATTTGGCCCATTTTTTTGAACAATTCCAATTTGAATTTACGACACGATCCATAAGAGAAAGTTGATTCACATCAAGTTGAGCGCAAAAAGGGGCGACCGAAGCCGCCCCTTGCACATTTTAATGCCAAGTCAGGCGGCCTGTACGGCCCGTTTGGCCATGACGCGCACCAGATTGGCGCGATATTCCGATGTCGCATGCATATCCGACATCAGCATGCCCGGATCGACGGACACACCGGCAACCGATTCGGGCGACCAGGACGCCGCAAGCGCGGCCTCCATCTCTGCGACGCGGAAGACGCCGTTCGAGCCGGCGCCCGTCACCGCGACACGCACCCCGGTCGCAAACTTGGCGACAAAGACGCCGGTCAGCGCGTAACGCGAGGCCGGGTTGGCGAATTTGGCATAGCCCGCCTTTTCCGGCGCCTCGAAACGGATGGCGGTGATCATCTCCGCCTCGTCCAGTGCCGTCTCGAACATGCCGACGAAGAAGTCGTCGGCTGCAATCTCCCGCCGGTCGGTGACGATCGTGGCATTGAGGGCAAGCATGGCCGAGGGATAATCCGCCGCCGGGTCGTTGTTGGCGACCGAACCGCCGATCGTGCCCATGTGGCGCACATGCGGATCGCCGATCATGCCGGCGAGAGCGCAGATGGCCGGGCAAACGGCGCGCAGCGCCGCGGACGCCGCGACCTCCGCATGCGGGGTCCCCGCACCGATCCGCACGGCGCGCCCCTCGACGCTGATGCCCTTCAAATCGTTGATATGGCGCAGGTCGATCAGGTCCGAGGGTGCTGCAAGACGCTGTTTCATGGTGGCGATCAGCGTCATGCCGCCGGAGATGTAGCGCCCCTCCTCCTGGGAGGAGCGCAGGTTGACGGCCTCGCCGACAGAGGAGGCACGGTGGTAGCTGGTGGCATACATGGTGTTCTCTCCTCTTGTCTTATTCGGCGGCCATGCGCATGGAGGAGCCCTGCAGGGCGCTCCAGACTTTGAGCGGTGTGGCCGGCATGGTGAGATCATTGATGCCGATCGCATCGGTGATCGCATTCATCAGCGCCGGCGGCGAACCGATGGCGCCCGCTTCGCCGCAGCCCTTGATGCCGAGCGGATTGCCGGGGCACGGCGTGTTCTGGTGCGACAGGGTGAACGACGGCAGATCATCGGCGCGCGGCATGGCATAATCCATGTAGCTCGCGGTCAGGATCTGGCCCGTCTGCTCGTCGTAGCGCACCTCTTCCAGCAGCGCCTGTCCGATCCCCTGGGCAAGCCCGCCATGCACCTGCCCCTCGACGATCAGCGGATTGATGATATTGCCGAAATCATCCGCCGCGACAAACTGCAGGATCTCGGTCTTGCCGGTTTCCGGGTCGATTTCCACCTCGGCGATGTAACAGCCGGCCGGGAAGGTGAAGTTGGACGGGTCGTAGAAGGCGCCTTCCTTCAGGCCGGGTTCCATGCCGGCCGGCAGGTTGTGGGCGGTATAGGCGGCGAGCGCCACCTGGAACCAGGGCAGGCTCTTATCGGTGCCGGCCACCTTCAGCTCGCCGTTTTCGATGACAATGTCGCTCTCATCGGCCTCCATCAGGTGGGCGGCGATCTTCTTTGCCTTCATCTCCACCTTGTCGAGCGCCTTGACGATGGCCGACATGCCGACGGCGCCGGAGCGCGAACCATAGGTGCCCATGCCCATCTGTACCTTGTCGGTATCGCCATGCACGATGTTGACATTGGCGATCGGCACGCCGAGGCGATCCGCCACCAACTGAGCGAAGGTGGTTTCATGGCCCTGGCCATGGCTGTGCGAGCCGGTGAGCACTTCGATCGTGCCGACCGCATTGACCCGCACCTCCGCCGATTCCCAAAGGCCGACACCGGCGCCGAGCGAGCCGACCGCCTGGGACGGGGCAATCCCGCACGCCTCGATATAGCAGCTCATGCCGATACCGCGCTTCTTGCCGTGCGCTTCGGACTGTGCCCGGCGGGCCGGGAAACCATCCCAATCCGCCGCGGCCATGGCCGCCGAGAGCGAGGCTTCGTAATCGCCGGCGTCATAATTCATGATGACCGGCGTCTGGTAGGGGAAGCTACGGATGAAGTTCTTGCGGCGAAGCTCCGCCGGCGAAATGCCGAGTTCGCGCGCCGCCGTCTCCATGGTGCGTTCCAGCAGATAGGTGGCTTCCGGACGGCCGGCGCCACGATAGGCATCGACCGGCACCGTATTGGTATAGACGGTGCGGACATTGGCGTGGATGGCCGGGATGGCATATTGGCCAGAGAGAAGCGTCGCGTAGAGATAGGTCGGCACCGCCGACGAGAAGAGCGACATGTAGGCGCCGAGATTGGCGATCGTATCCACCTTCAAGCCGATGATGCGGTGGTCCTTGTCGAAGGCCATCTTCACCTTCGACACATGGTCGCGGCCATGCGCATCGGTAAGAAAGGCTTCGGTACGATCCGAGGTCCACTTGACCGGCACGCCGGTCTTCTTCGATGCCCAGAGACAGACGATCTCCTCCGGATAGATGTAGATCTTCGAGCCGAAACCGCCGCCGACATCCGGGGCAATGACGCGCAGCTTGTTTTCCGGCGCGACATTGTAGAAGGCGCTCATCACCAGACGCGCCACATGCGGGTTCTGGCTGGTGGTGTAGCAGGTGAAGTGATCCTCGGCGCTGTCATAGATGCCGAGCGTGGCGCGCGGCTCCATCGGGTTCGGCGACAGACGATTGTTCAGGATCTCAATCTCGGTGACATGCGCGGCCGACGCGATCGCCGCGTCGGTTGCGGCGCCGTCGCCGATCTGCCAGTCGAAGATGAGGTTGCCCGGCGCTTCCGGGTGGATCTGCGGCGCACCCTCACCGAGGGCGGCAAGCGATGTCGTCACCGCCGGCAGTTCCTCGTAATCGACGATCACGGCTTCCGCCGCATCGCGTGCTTCGGCAGCCGAATCCGCCACGACGATCGCCACCGCATCGCCGACATAGCGCACGGTATCGACGGCGAGCGGCCGCCAGGCGCCCATCTTCATCGGCGAGCCATCCTTTGAATGGATCATCCAGCCGCAGATGAGATTGCCGATACCATCGGCCTGCAACTGCTTGCCGTCCAGCACGTCGATGACGCCCGGCATGGCCTTCGCAGCCGATGCATCGATGCCGGTGATCCTGGCATGAGCATGCGGGCTGCGGACAAAATAGGAAAATTTCATACCCGGAACGATCATGTCGTCGGTGTAGCGGCCCTTGCCGGTCAGGAAGCGCTTGTCTTCCTTGCGGGCCACGCGTGCACCAATACCTTCCATGCCCATTTTCGTCTCCTCCAGAGAATAGGGATTAGGATGTAGGCAATAGGCAGTAGGGATTTTGCGCAATGGCGGCGTGCCGGGGACAAAGCCCCACCGGCGACTGCCTATTGCCTACTGCCTACTGCCTCACTCTGCGGCCTGCCGTGCAGCCCCATGCATCTCTTCATTGGCCGACAGCACCGCCTTGACGATGTTGTGATAGCCGGTGCACCGACAGATATTGCCTTCCAGTTCGTGGCGCACCGTCGCCTCGTCGAGATTGCCGCCGTGGCGGGCGATCATATCGACGGCGGTCATCACCATGCCGGGCGTGCAGAAGCCGCATTGCAGGCCGTGATGCTGGTTGAAGGCGGCCTGCACCGGATGCAGCTCGCCCTGGGCGGCGATACCTTCGATCGTCGTGACGGTGGAGCCGGAGGCCTGCACCGCTAGGATGGAACAGCTTTTGACAGACCTGCCATCCAGGTGCACGACACAGGCGCCGCACTGGGTGGTATCGCACCCCACATGCGTGCCGGTCAGCCCCAGCTTTTCCCGGATGAAATGCACGAGCAGCGTGCGGTCGTCGCACTCGCCCGACATCGTCCGGCCGTTCACCGTCAACGTCACTTTCGCCATATTGTCCTCCCGTTTGCCCTCTCGAAAAGGGCCGTGTCTCCTCAAACACAAGGCGCATCATTTGCCTTTTTTGGCAGAGGATCAACAGATAGTTTTCGGGGAGCGACCAAATGTCAGGGCGGGCGATTTCCACTTTCTCAGGAGAATCAGCCGGCGCTGATATGGACTTCCAGAAGGCGGACCTTATTCTTGCCTGTATGCGGGGAGATGACACCGTGCCGCGGTTCAGCGGCTAAAGAGCGGCGACACGCTCGTGACAAGTGGAGAGAGTGATGAAAAAGGCTTTGGTGCTAGTGGTGGTCGGCCTGACGATGGCAGGCTGCACGCAGACGGAACGCGGCGCAGGGATCGGTGCCGGTACGGGCGCAGTGATCGGCGGTCTCGCAACGGGCAATGTCCGCGGCGCAGCGGTCGGTGCTGCTGTCGGCGGCGTCAGCGGCGCGCTCATTGGCTCCGTCGCCGAACAGCCGGGCCAGTGCTACTACCGTGACCGTTACGGCCGCCGCTACATCGACAACTGCTGAGCAGCGACCATTGCATATTAGATGGAACGGGAAGGCTCCGGGCATGCGCCGGAGCCTTTTCGCGCCTCTGAGGCAGATGCGACACAGCCTGCCCGTGCATTTTCGTTTACATT contains:
- the hemA gene encoding 5-aminolevulinate synthase; the encoded protein is MDFEAYFKGELDSLHQEGRYRVFADLERHRGNFPRATRHTPDGKREVTVWCSNDYLGMGQHPAVIAAMHEAIDHCGAGAGGTRNISGTTHYHVLLEQELADLHGKEAGLIFNSGYMSNWATLGTLGQKIPGLIIFSDALNHASMIEGIRHGKCERVIWKHNDLDDLRAKLQAADPKAPKLIAFESVYSMDGDIAPIRAICDLAEEFGAMTYLDEVHAVGMYGPRGGGIAEREGLMDRITIIEGTLGKAFGVMGGYITGSHAVCDFIRSFASGFIFTTALPPALAAGAVASIRHLKASPFERARHQDRVRKLRASLDARGIPHMPNPSHIVPVMVGDAAKCKWISDLLLDHSDIYVQPINYPTVPRKTERLRITPTPLHSDADIEHLVGALHQLWSRCALARAVA
- a CDS encoding FAD binding domain-containing protein; translated protein: MYATSYHRASSVGEAVNLRSSQEEGRYISGGMTLIATMKQRLAAPSDLIDLRHINDLKGISVEGRAVRIGAGTPHAEVAASAALRAVCPAICALAGMIGDPHVRHMGTIGGSVANNDPAADYPSAMLALNATIVTDRREIAADDFFVGMFETALDEAEMITAIRFEAPEKAGYAKFANPASRYALTGVFVAKFATGVRVAVTGAGSNGVFRVAEMEAALAASWSPESVAGVSVDPGMLMSDMHATSEYRANLVRVMAKRAVQAA
- a CDS encoding xanthine dehydrogenase family protein molybdopterin-binding subunit, whose protein sequence is MGMEGIGARVARKEDKRFLTGKGRYTDDMIVPGMKFSYFVRSPHAHARITGIDASAAKAMPGVIDVLDGKQLQADGIGNLICGWMIHSKDGSPMKMGAWRPLAVDTVRYVGDAVAIVVADSAAEARDAAEAVIVDYEELPAVTTSLAALGEGAPQIHPEAPGNLIFDWQIGDGAATDAAIASAAHVTEIEILNNRLSPNPMEPRATLGIYDSAEDHFTCYTTSQNPHVARLVMSAFYNVAPENKLRVIAPDVGGGFGSKIYIYPEEIVCLWASKKTGVPVKWTSDRTEAFLTDAHGRDHVSKVKMAFDKDHRIIGLKVDTIANLGAYMSLFSSAVPTYLYATLLSGQYAIPAIHANVRTVYTNTVPVDAYRGAGRPEATYLLERTMETAARELGISPAELRRKNFIRSFPYQTPVIMNYDAGDYEASLSAAMAAADWDGFPARRAQSEAHGKKRGIGMSCYIEACGIAPSQAVGSLGAGVGLWESAEVRVNAVGTIEVLTGSHSHGQGHETTFAQLVADRLGVPIANVNIVHGDTDKVQMGMGTYGSRSGAVGMSAIVKALDKVEMKAKKIAAHLMEADESDIVIENGELKVAGTDKSLPWFQVALAAYTAHNLPAGMEPGLKEGAFYDPSNFTFPAGCYIAEVEIDPETGKTEILQFVAADDFGNIINPLIVEGQVHGGLAQGIGQALLEEVRYDEQTGQILTASYMDYAMPRADDLPSFTLSHQNTPCPGNPLGIKGCGEAGAIGSPPALMNAITDAIGINDLTMPATPLKVWSALQGSSMRMAAE
- a CDS encoding (2Fe-2S)-binding protein, whose amino-acid sequence is MAKVTLTVNGRTMSGECDDRTLLVHFIREKLGLTGTHVGCDTTQCGACVVHLDGRSVKSCSILAVQASGSTVTTIEGIAAQGELHPVQAAFNQHHGLQCGFCTPGMVMTAVDMIARHGGNLDEATVRHELEGNICRCTGYHNIVKAVLSANEEMHGAARQAAE
- a CDS encoding YMGG-like glycine zipper-containing protein → MKKALVLVVVGLTMAGCTQTERGAGIGAGTGAVIGGLATGNVRGAAVGAAVGGVSGALIGSVAEQPGQCYYRDRYGRRYIDNC